Proteins from one Deinococcus actinosclerus genomic window:
- a CDS encoding DUF4097 family beta strand repeat-containing protein, producing the protein MTTVPPSRPLAPTLGRMAWGLLLAAAGFVLVWQGSGRTLTPGMSVQDTPISVLLDGPLPLDLASSAAVNASGDRSDLTVTPLPGGSEYALRGRAHHRARNPVQADVTRQGRAITASVSLNVQPLRERGVIISGPEGVQHTLDLALSRDLPVTLSTSTASGDQHLTLTPLRLRALTVRSDSGDQTLSLPAREAGAVSAVSRSGAVTLTAPRGSLTDALRVNTSSGDQTLNLTGLTTQTLGIGTDSGDVRMTLPAITGRGTVTTGSGDIRLTATTRTRGTLDVRTQSGHVTLLLPPGLTARVRYPDRDTQTFPPGQPPSPAPDLDVFVDGRAVNVTLSQAQDDARAGVTAPAPTDSTPTRPLRR; encoded by the coding sequence GTGACCACCGTGCCGCCGTCGCGCCCGCTGGCGCCCACGCTGGGCCGCATGGCCTGGGGGCTGCTGCTCGCCGCCGCCGGATTCGTGCTCGTGTGGCAGGGCAGTGGCCGCACCCTGACGCCCGGCATGAGCGTGCAGGACACGCCGATCAGCGTGCTCCTGGACGGCCCGCTGCCGCTGGACCTGGCCAGCAGCGCCGCCGTGAATGCCAGCGGTGACCGCAGCGACCTGACCGTCACGCCGCTGCCCGGCGGCAGCGAGTACGCCCTGCGGGGGCGCGCGCACCACCGCGCCCGCAACCCGGTGCAGGCCGACGTGACCCGCCAGGGCCGCGCCATCACGGCGTCCGTGAGCCTGAACGTGCAGCCGCTGCGGGAACGCGGCGTGATCATCAGCGGCCCCGAGGGCGTGCAGCACACCCTGGATCTGGCGCTCAGCCGTGACCTGCCTGTCACGCTGAGTACCAGCACCGCCAGCGGCGACCAGCACCTGACCCTCACGCCGCTGCGCCTGCGGGCCCTGACCGTCCGCAGTGACAGCGGCGACCAGACCCTCAGCCTGCCCGCCCGCGAGGCCGGGGCGGTCAGCGCCGTCAGCCGCAGCGGGGCCGTGACCCTGACCGCCCCGCGCGGCAGCCTGACCGACGCCCTGCGCGTGAACACCAGCAGCGGCGACCAGACCCTGAACCTCACCGGGCTGACCACCCAGACCCTCGGGATCGGCACCGACAGCGGCGACGTCCGCATGACCCTCCCCGCCATCACCGGGCGCGGGACCGTTACCACCGGCAGCGGCGACATCCGCCTGACCGCCACGACCCGCACGCGCGGCACCCTGGATGTCCGCACCCAGAGCGGCCACGTGACCCTGCTCCTCCCGCCCGGCCTGACCGCCCGCGTCCGCTACCCCGACCGCGACACGCAGACCTTTCCCCCGGGGCAGCCCCCCAGCCCCGCCCCGGACCTGGACGTGTTCGTGGACGGCCGCGCCGTCAACGTGACCCTCAGTCAGGCCCAGGACGACGCCCGCGCCGGCGTGACGGCCCCGGCCCCCACCGACTCCACTCCCACCCGCCCCTTGCGCCGCTGA
- a CDS encoding response regulator, producing the protein MTHDPAPTPPAPVRVLLVDDHAVVRQGLRLFLGLDPHIDVIGEAANGEEALQAAASLRPDVVIMDLMMPVMDGITATRTLKRQHPDTEVIALTSTLEEHKVNGAIEAGAISYMLKDASSDTLADAIHAAARGEVRLHPEAAKRLVRDFRGGEMRESLTPKETIVLQLLAHGYSNRDIATDQGVSEATVKTHVSRLLSKLGLDSRTQAALYALKHGIATLDGVNV; encoded by the coding sequence ATGACCCATGACCCTGCCCCCACCCCGCCCGCTCCTGTCCGCGTGCTGCTCGTGGACGACCACGCCGTCGTCCGCCAGGGCCTGCGCCTGTTCCTGGGCCTCGACCCGCACATCGACGTGATCGGCGAGGCCGCCAACGGCGAGGAGGCCCTCCAGGCCGCCGCCAGCCTGCGCCCCGACGTGGTGATCATGGACCTGATGATGCCCGTCATGGACGGCATCACCGCCACCCGCACCCTCAAACGCCAGCACCCCGACACCGAGGTCATCGCCCTGACGAGCACCCTGGAAGAACACAAGGTGAACGGCGCGATCGAGGCGGGCGCGATCAGTTACATGCTCAAGGACGCGTCATCGGACACGCTGGCCGACGCCATCCACGCCGCTGCGCGCGGCGAGGTGCGCCTGCACCCCGAGGCCGCCAAGCGTCTCGTGCGGGACTTCCGGGGCGGCGAGATGCGCGAGAGCCTCACCCCCAAGGAAACCATCGTCCTGCAACTCCTCGCGCACGGCTACAGCAACCGCGACATCGCCACCGACCAGGGCGTCAGCGAGGCCACCGTCAAGACCCACGTGTCGCGCCTGCTCAGCAAGCTGGGGCTGGACAGCCGCACCCAGGCCGCCTTGTACGCCCTGAAGCACGGCATCGCCACGCTGGACGGCGTGAACGTGTAA
- a CDS encoding glycogen synthase — protein MRVVHVASEVFPFSRSGGLGDVLGALPAQQARLGAEVTVVSPWYADITQPVRELWRGPLTVPGTVALEDVRVGELVQDGVQFLFVGLGAFDRPGLYFPDDVWRFTQFGRAVLPALERVGVRPDVLHGHDWQAGLVVALARLAGVRAVFSVHNLQYQGRWNLIDGTGWTGLPDWVYTHEGLEFHGDVNLMKAGLVFASQVTTVSPTYAQEITTPEYGEGLEGLLIRLTHEGRLSGVLNGLDQARWDPRTDADITPFTDPAGKAACGAALRAEYGLDEAPILATVSRLAEQKGMDLLIGALPELTRDWNVVVLGGGDPRLEAALREWDAHPRVAFAQGMNEPLAHRIYAGADAFAMPSRFEPCGLSQMIAMRYGTLPVVRETGGLVDTVPHEVGFRFGPASVQGLVDACAAARSTFDDRAEWTARAAEAMSLDFSWDGPTREYLGLYARVLSSPLRPLTGLAGA, from the coding sequence ATGCGTGTCGTGCATGTGGCGTCCGAGGTGTTCCCGTTCTCGCGTTCCGGTGGGCTGGGGGACGTGCTGGGCGCGCTGCCCGCGCAGCAGGCCCGGCTGGGGGCGGAGGTGACGGTGGTCTCTCCGTGGTACGCGGATATCACGCAGCCGGTGCGCGAGCTCTGGCGCGGCCCGCTGACCGTGCCGGGCACGGTGGCCCTGGAGGACGTGCGGGTGGGAGAACTGGTGCAGGACGGCGTGCAGTTCCTGTTCGTGGGGCTGGGGGCGTTCGACCGGCCGGGCCTGTACTTCCCGGACGACGTGTGGCGGTTCACGCAGTTCGGTCGGGCGGTGCTGCCGGCCCTGGAGCGGGTCGGCGTCCGGCCGGACGTGCTGCACGGGCACGACTGGCAGGCGGGACTGGTGGTGGCGCTGGCGCGCCTGGCGGGGGTGCGGGCCGTGTTCAGCGTGCACAACCTCCAGTACCAGGGCCGCTGGAACCTGATCGACGGGACCGGATGGACCGGGCTCCCCGACTGGGTGTACACGCACGAGGGCCTGGAGTTCCACGGGGACGTGAACCTGATGAAGGCGGGGCTGGTGTTCGCCTCGCAGGTCACGACGGTCAGCCCGACGTACGCGCAGGAGATCACCACGCCCGAGTACGGCGAGGGGCTGGAGGGCCTGCTGATCCGCCTGACGCACGAGGGGCGCCTGAGCGGCGTCCTGAACGGGCTGGATCAGGCGCGCTGGGACCCGCGCACGGACGCGGACATCACGCCGTTCACGGACCCGGCCGGCAAGGCGGCGTGCGGGGCGGCGCTGCGGGCCGAGTACGGCCTGGACGAGGCGCCGATCCTGGCGACCGTCAGCCGCCTCGCGGAGCAGAAGGGCATGGACCTGCTCATCGGGGCGCTGCCCGAACTGACGCGCGACTGGAACGTGGTCGTGCTGGGCGGCGGTGACCCGCGCCTGGAGGCGGCGCTGCGCGAGTGGGACGCCCATCCCCGGGTGGCGTTCGCGCAGGGCATGAACGAGCCGCTGGCGCACCGCATCTACGCCGGCGCGGACGCGTTCGCGATGCCCAGCCGCTTCGAGCCGTGCGGCCTGTCGCAGATGATCGCCATGCGCTACGGAACGCTGCCGGTGGTGCGCGAGACGGGCGGGCTGGTGGACACCGTGCCGCACGAGGTGGGCTTCCGCTTCGGTCCGGCCTCCGTGCAGGGGCTCGTGGACGCCTGCGCCGCGGCGAGATCGACCTTCGACGACCGCGCCGAGTGGACGGCCCGCGCCGCCGAGGCCATGAGCCTGGACTTCAGCTGGGACGGCCCCACCCGCGAGTACCTGGGGCTGTACGCCCGCGTGCTGAGCAGTCCGCTGCGGCCCCTGACGGGTCTGGCGGGCGCGTGA
- a CDS encoding 5'-methylthioadenosine/adenosylhomocysteine nucleosidase: MLAIIGAMDEEIELLLGDLREREDLSFPGVTLHRGALDGVPVLLTRGGIGKVNAAMTTTYLLMQGATRVIFTGVAGGVHPELRVGDIVVSTDCVQHDVDVTALGYAVGTVPGELPAWPADDTLRAVALEAARDVEGVRVLDGRVASGDQFIASREGVTRLWTGFGAACAEMEGAAVAQVCAKAGVPFVVIRSVSDTADHDAKVDYREFMPLVARHAKQVVRGMLARLSAQAG, translated from the coding sequence ATGCTGGCGATCATCGGCGCAATGGACGAAGAAATCGAGTTGCTCTTGGGGGACCTGCGGGAGCGTGAGGACCTGAGCTTTCCGGGCGTGACCCTGCACCGGGGCGCGCTGGACGGCGTGCCGGTCCTGCTCACGCGCGGCGGGATCGGCAAGGTGAACGCCGCGATGACCACCACGTACCTGCTGATGCAGGGCGCGACCCGCGTGATCTTCACGGGCGTGGCGGGCGGCGTGCACCCCGAGCTGCGGGTCGGGGACATCGTGGTGAGCACCGACTGCGTGCAGCACGACGTGGACGTGACCGCGCTGGGCTACGCGGTGGGCACCGTGCCGGGTGAACTCCCGGCGTGGCCCGCCGACGACACGCTGCGCGCGGTGGCGCTGGAGGCCGCGCGGGACGTGGAGGGCGTGCGCGTGCTGGACGGCCGCGTGGCGAGCGGGGATCAGTTCATCGCGTCCAGGGAGGGCGTGACGCGCCTGTGGACGGGCTTCGGTGCGGCCTGCGCCGAGATGGAGGGCGCGGCGGTCGCGCAGGTGTGCGCGAAGGCGGGCGTGCCGTTCGTGGTGATCCGCTCGGTCAGCGACACGGCCGACCACGACGCGAAGGTGGATTACCGGGAGTTCATGCCGCTGGTGGCCCGCCACGCCAAGCAGGTCGTGCGCGGCATGCTCGCGCGCCTGAGCGCCCAGGCCGGCTGA
- a CDS encoding CidA/LrgA family protein, translating into MTPPGSVTARLPVPARFVLGLGLLLGFAAAGQALTHALGLPLPGSVVGLALLWAALGLKVVRLHWITDAADGLLGVLGLLFIPATAGFLQFLSAGAAWGLWLLVMTAGLLVGAGAAGLLASRLLRPEDS; encoded by the coding sequence GTGACCCCGCCCGGCTCGGTCACGGCGCGCCTGCCGGTCCCGGCCCGGTTCGTGCTGGGCCTGGGGCTGCTGCTGGGGTTCGCGGCGGCCGGGCAGGCCCTGACGCATGCGCTGGGCCTGCCGCTGCCGGGCTCGGTGGTGGGGCTGGCGCTGCTATGGGCGGCGCTGGGCCTGAAAGTGGTTCGGCTGCACTGGATCACGGACGCCGCCGACGGGCTGCTGGGCGTGCTGGGCCTGCTGTTCATTCCCGCCACCGCAGGCTTCCTGCAATTCCTGAGCGCCGGAGCGGCGTGGGGCCTGTGGCTGCTCGTCATGACGGCGGGCCTGCTCGTGGGGGCGGGCGCGGCGGGCCTGCTCGCGTCGCGCCTGCTGCGCCCGGAGGACTCTTGA
- a CDS encoding MalY/PatB family protein: protein MTDTARNPRDTLDVSALRHPDSLKWTLYPEDVIPMWVADMDFPVAPPIMKALHERLDQGLGYAQLRGDTRLKDALLPKLAAQGLDSLTAENLTFLPGVVPGIYAAVHALTTPGEPVVTMTPIYHPFHLAITDLGRRVAGVPLRDGENGFEINWAAMDAASRGSRLLLLCHPHNPTGRVWTAEELQKLRDLVIARDLFVMSDELHADLRFTDGPFESFAADPRVQSRTITLTGPCKAFNTAGLGIGAMISHSAQLLTRVRGAAGGLMGHESALSLTMWRAALAEGGPWLAETVEYLRENRDFMAAFLRERLPWVRFHVPEATYLAWLDLRAHPRAGDIQTFLLEEARVAIHDGPVFAHEGHKPQYQGFIRLNFATSRELLTEALTRMERALNAAK from the coding sequence ATGACGGACACTGCCCGGAACCCGCGCGACACCCTGGACGTCAGCGCCCTGCGTCACCCCGACTCGCTGAAATGGACGCTGTACCCGGAAGACGTCATTCCCATGTGGGTGGCGGACATGGACTTCCCGGTCGCGCCGCCCATCATGAAGGCGCTGCACGAGCGGCTGGATCAGGGCCTGGGCTACGCGCAGCTGCGCGGCGACACCCGACTGAAAGACGCCCTGCTGCCGAAACTGGCCGCGCAGGGACTCGACAGCCTCACGGCCGAGAACCTCACGTTCCTGCCGGGCGTCGTGCCGGGCATCTACGCCGCCGTGCACGCGCTGACCACGCCGGGTGAACCGGTCGTGACCATGACGCCCATCTACCACCCGTTCCATCTGGCGATCACGGATCTGGGCCGCCGCGTGGCAGGCGTGCCCCTGCGCGACGGCGAGAACGGCTTCGAGATCAACTGGGCGGCGATGGACGCCGCGTCGCGCGGGTCGCGGCTGCTGCTGCTGTGCCACCCGCACAACCCCACCGGGCGCGTCTGGACGGCCGAGGAGTTGCAGAAACTGCGCGACCTGGTGATCGCGCGCGACCTGTTCGTCATGAGTGACGAGCTGCACGCCGACCTGCGCTTCACGGACGGACCGTTCGAGTCGTTCGCCGCCGACCCGCGCGTGCAGAGCCGCACCATCACCCTGACCGGGCCGTGCAAGGCGTTCAACACGGCCGGCCTGGGGATCGGCGCGATGATCAGCCACAGCGCCCAGCTGCTGACCCGCGTGCGCGGCGCGGCGGGCGGCCTGATGGGCCACGAGAGCGCCCTGAGCCTCACCATGTGGCGCGCCGCCCTGGCCGAGGGTGGCCCCTGGCTGGCCGAGACCGTCGAGTACCTGCGGGAGAACCGCGACTTCATGGCGGCGTTCCTGCGCGAGCGGCTCCCCTGGGTGCGCTTCCACGTCCCCGAGGCGACGTACCTCGCGTGGCTGGATCTGCGTGCCCACCCGCGCGCCGGGGACATCCAGACCTTCCTGCTGGAGGAGGCGCGGGTCGCCATCCACGACGGCCCGGTCTTCGCGCACGAGGGCCACAAGCCGCAGTACCAGGGCTTCATCCGCCTGAACTTCGCCACCAGCCGCGAACTGCTGACCGAGGCGCTGACCCGCATGGAACGCGCCCTGAACGCCGCGAAGTAG
- a CDS encoding TetR/AcrR family transcriptional regulator encodes MARKVNPIQDRLRRAALEKAAYLAIYERGYAGVTLADIAAHAGVSRGTLVYHFGSRAGLLAAVMRRFSRTIAVATRRAVRLSDTPEGKLRAYVDNQFYGLVNTRRFYTVSLDFLAAATRDADLMTMQRAFLAESLAVDLELARLTGRVGAEGRARLLRAIVEGLSVRFLADPEPDLAVYRADCMTGLRAVLGWPDDAA; translated from the coding sequence ATGGCGCGCAAGGTGAACCCCATTCAGGACCGGTTGCGGCGCGCGGCGCTGGAGAAGGCGGCGTACCTGGCCATCTACGAGCGGGGGTACGCGGGCGTGACGCTGGCGGACATCGCCGCGCACGCCGGGGTCAGCCGGGGCACGCTGGTGTATCACTTCGGCAGCCGGGCGGGCCTGCTCGCGGCCGTCATGCGGCGCTTCTCGCGGACGATCGCGGTGGCGACGCGGCGCGCGGTGCGGCTCTCGGACACCCCGGAGGGGAAACTGCGGGCGTACGTGGACAACCAGTTCTACGGACTGGTGAACACCCGGCGGTTCTACACGGTGTCCCTGGACTTCCTGGCCGCCGCGACGCGCGACGCGGACCTGATGACCATGCAGCGCGCGTTCCTGGCCGAGTCGCTGGCGGTGGATCTGGAACTGGCGCGCCTGACCGGCCGCGTGGGCGCGGAGGGCCGGGCGCGGCTGCTGCGCGCCATCGTGGAGGGCCTCAGCGTGCGCTTCCTGGCCGACCCCGAGCCGGATCTGGCGGTGTACCGCGCCGACTGCATGACGGGCCTGCGCGCCGTGCTGGGCTGGCCGGACGACGCCGCGTAG
- a CDS encoding sensor histidine kinase produces the protein MDQGRPPHPIRPPRFPALADLLDPGTYRVGAYVLLSVPLGGLVAALLTGAVLAGLLTLPVLVGALFLLGALWLVGALGDMQRALVSVLGVRFVRPAQPTTSGVLGWLGATLSDPVTYRTLLFHVIQLPLGLVCWVVLAALLALVVLGLGAPLWLMDASVPLVWNEWTLRPGPLATAGLMLSGAGALLVTAGVLNLMGRMWTRLGTALLAQDAGEAARREVIALRRAAGRVALGDDLEATLRDLTTQAREASTAEAVALVAPDGTPRALDTGFGDLPPSLLGGALTRPPAPGEASLTLLGGGAALAILPVALPASTGVDGGTLRALYAPGTRPGADELAFLLSIADHAGTALHAAQLIERAGTRAGELERARLARELHDSVAQALYGITLGAKTARATLDRDPERTRQSLEYTIRLAEGGVSEMKALLFSLRPDALEEGGLIAALTQHAHALEARHGLSVHTELREEPELSPDAQAAAYRVAQEALHNTVKHARAQAVWLSVTQDAAHVTLSVRDDGRGFDVTAQGRGTLGQRSMRERAAGAGGTLEVLSAPGQGTRVTLILPRAPQATAALEVSA, from the coding sequence ATGGACCAGGGACGCCCGCCCCACCCCATCCGCCCCCCCCGGTTCCCGGCGCTGGCGGATCTGCTTGACCCCGGCACGTACCGGGTGGGGGCGTACGTGCTGCTCAGCGTGCCGCTGGGCGGGCTGGTCGCGGCCCTGCTGACCGGCGCGGTGCTCGCCGGACTGCTGACCCTGCCGGTGCTGGTGGGCGCGCTGTTCCTGCTGGGCGCGCTGTGGCTGGTGGGCGCCCTGGGTGACATGCAGCGCGCGCTGGTCAGCGTGCTGGGCGTGCGGTTTGTCCGCCCGGCGCAGCCGACCACAAGCGGCGTGCTGGGCTGGCTGGGCGCCACGCTCTCGGACCCGGTCACGTACCGCACGCTGCTGTTCCACGTGATCCAGCTGCCGCTGGGGCTGGTGTGCTGGGTGGTGCTCGCCGCCCTGCTGGCCCTGGTGGTGCTGGGTCTGGGCGCGCCGCTGTGGCTGATGGACGCCAGTGTCCCGCTGGTCTGGAACGAATGGACGCTGCGGCCCGGCCCGCTGGCGACCGCCGGGCTGATGCTCAGCGGGGCGGGGGCGCTGCTGGTCACGGCCGGGGTCCTGAACCTGATGGGCCGCATGTGGACGCGCCTGGGCACGGCGCTGCTGGCCCAGGACGCCGGGGAGGCCGCGCGGCGCGAAGTGATCGCGCTGCGCCGCGCGGCCGGGCGGGTGGCACTGGGAGACGATCTGGAGGCCACCTTGCGGGACCTGACCACCCAGGCCCGCGAGGCCAGCACCGCCGAGGCGGTGGCGCTGGTGGCCCCGGACGGCACGCCCCGCGCCCTGGACACCGGGTTCGGTGACCTGCCCCCCAGCCTGCTGGGCGGCGCCCTGACCCGCCCGCCCGCGCCCGGCGAGGCCAGCCTGACCCTGCTGGGCGGCGGCGCCGCCCTGGCGATCCTGCCCGTGGCGCTGCCCGCGAGTACCGGGGTGGACGGCGGCACCCTGCGCGCCCTGTACGCCCCCGGCACGCGGCCCGGCGCCGACGAACTGGCGTTCCTGCTGTCCATCGCGGACCACGCGGGCACGGCCCTGCACGCCGCGCAGCTGATCGAGCGGGCGGGCACGCGGGCCGGTGAACTGGAACGCGCCCGGCTGGCCCGTGAACTGCACGACAGTGTCGCGCAGGCACTGTACGGCATCACGCTGGGCGCCAAGACCGCCCGCGCCACCCTGGACCGCGACCCGGAGCGCACCCGTCAGAGCCTGGAATACACCATCCGGCTCGCCGAGGGCGGCGTGTCCGAGATGAAGGCGCTGCTGTTCAGCCTGCGCCCCGATGCGCTGGAGGAGGGGGGCCTGATCGCCGCCCTCACGCAGCATGCGCACGCCCTGGAAGCCCGCCACGGCCTGAGCGTCCACACCGAGCTGCGCGAGGAACCCGAGCTGAGCCCCGACGCGCAGGCCGCCGCGTACCGCGTGGCGCAGGAGGCGCTGCACAACACCGTGAAGCACGCCCGCGCGCAGGCGGTGTGGCTGAGCGTGACCCAGGACGCCGCGCACGTGACGCTCAGCGTCCGGGACGACGGGCGCGGCTTCGACGTGACCGCCCAGGGGCGCGGCACGCTGGGCCAGCGCTCCATGCGCGAACGCGCCGCCGGGGCGGGCGGCACCCTGGAGGTGCTCAGCGCGCCCGGGCAGGGCACCCGGGTCACCCTCATCCTCCCGCGCGCCCCGCAGGCCACCGCCGCCCTGGAGGTCAGCGCGTGA
- a CDS encoding LrgB family protein, translating into MIWVMVTLLAFAAGVLAQLRLRSPLANPTLIGTLIVAAALLLTRVPYDTYLHDVQPLSVLLTPAVVALAVPLYRLRALLARQWRALLLGGLSGTALGVGVDTLLARALHLSPDAQRALHTAPATSPVALQLAPFTHAPPALAATLAVLSGLIGALILPPVLNALRVRHPLARGIAIGSVAHGIGTARAREEGEWAGAAASIGMGLAALTVTLIVALLA; encoded by the coding sequence TTGATCTGGGTCATGGTCACGCTGCTGGCCTTCGCGGCGGGCGTGCTGGCGCAGCTGCGGCTGCGCTCCCCGCTGGCGAACCCGACCCTGATCGGCACGCTGATCGTCGCGGCGGCGCTGCTGCTCACGCGGGTGCCGTACGACACGTACCTGCATGACGTGCAGCCGCTCTCGGTGCTGCTCACGCCCGCCGTGGTCGCGCTGGCCGTACCGCTGTACCGCCTGCGGGCACTGCTGGCCCGGCAGTGGCGGGCGCTGCTGCTGGGCGGCCTGAGCGGCACGGCGCTGGGCGTCGGGGTGGACACGCTGCTCGCGCGGGCGCTGCACCTCTCCCCCGACGCGCAGCGGGCCCTGCACACGGCGCCGGCCACCAGCCCGGTCGCGCTGCAACTCGCCCCGTTCACGCACGCGCCCCCCGCGCTGGCGGCCACGCTGGCGGTGCTGTCCGGGCTGATCGGCGCGCTGATCCTGCCGCCCGTCCTGAACGCCCTGCGCGTCCGGCACCCGCTGGCGCGCGGCATCGCCATCGGGTCGGTCGCGCACGGCATCGGCACCGCCCGCGCACGCGAGGAAGGCGAGTGGGCGGGCGCGGCCGCCTCCATCGGCATGGGGCTCGCCGCGCTGACCGTCACGCTGATCGTCGCGCTGCTGGCGTAG